In the genome of Hymenobacter cellulosivorans, one region contains:
- the gap gene encoding type I glyceraldehyde-3-phosphate dehydrogenase has protein sequence MAKIKVAINGFGRIGRLTFKSLLGRDNVEVVAINDLTDNKTLAHLLKYDSVHGRFDGTVSYDEESLTVNGQRIAALAERDPKLLPWGSMGVDVVLESTGRFVDEAGAGQHITAGAKKVVISAPATGNIPTVVLGVNEDILTGEETIISNASCTTNCLAPMAKVLDEVFGIEKGYITTVHAYTSDQNLQDAPHKDLRRARAAAYSIIPTSTGAAKAVGLVLPTLKGKLDGLAMRVPVPDGSMTDLTVILKKEATKEQINEALKSASQGAMKGIIEYATDPLVSIDIVGNTHSCIFDSELTAASGTLAKVIGWYDNETGYSTRTADLIQKLGEAMTK, from the coding sequence ATGGCTAAAATTAAAGTCGCCATCAACGGCTTCGGCCGCATTGGCCGCCTGACGTTCAAGTCTCTTCTTGGCCGCGACAACGTGGAAGTTGTAGCAATCAATGACCTGACTGATAACAAGACGCTGGCGCACCTGCTGAAGTACGACTCGGTACACGGCCGCTTCGATGGCACCGTGTCTTACGACGAGGAAAGCCTGACGGTAAACGGCCAGCGTATTGCCGCCCTGGCTGAGCGCGACCCCAAATTGTTGCCCTGGGGCAGCATGGGTGTTGACGTGGTGCTGGAATCGACCGGCCGCTTCGTGGACGAGGCTGGCGCTGGTCAGCACATCACTGCTGGCGCCAAGAAAGTTGTGATTTCGGCTCCTGCTACCGGTAACATTCCGACCGTAGTACTGGGCGTTAACGAAGATATCCTGACCGGCGAGGAGACCATCATCTCTAACGCCAGCTGCACTACCAACTGCCTGGCCCCCATGGCCAAGGTACTCGACGAGGTGTTCGGCATCGAGAAAGGCTACATCACCACGGTACACGCCTATACTTCCGACCAGAACCTGCAGGACGCTCCTCACAAAGACCTGCGTCGTGCCCGCGCCGCGGCGTACAGCATCATCCCGACCAGCACCGGTGCCGCCAAGGCCGTTGGTCTGGTGCTGCCCACGCTGAAGGGCAAGCTCGATGGTTTGGCTATGCGCGTACCCGTGCCGGACGGCTCGATGACTGACCTGACCGTGATTCTGAAAAAAGAAGCCACGAAAGAGCAGATCAACGAGGCCCTGAAGTCGGCTTCGCAAGGTGCCATGAAAGGCATCATCGAGTACGCCACCGACCCGCTGGTAAGCATCGACATCGTGGGCAACACGCACAGCTGCATCTTCGACTCGGAGCTGACGGCCGCTAGCGGTACGCTGGCCAAGGTTATCGGCTGGTACGACAACGAAACCGGCTACAGCACCCGCACTGCCGACCTGATCCAGAAGCTGGGTGAGGCCATGACCAAGTAA
- a CDS encoding diacylglycerol/lipid kinase family protein encodes MSDQLRICFLINPNSGTNRRQDVPALIARHLQGTGVAYEVRLTQYAGHAVELAQQAALEGFRIVVAVGGDGTVNEVGRGLLGTPAALGILPRGSGNGLARHLRVPLDLPAAIRQLARPSFQRIDVGYINERPFFCTAGLGFDAHVSKCFASAGTRGLGTYVQVALREYRRYRPTPITVTMKGQTTDTNCYVLAFANAAQYGNNAYIAPLADISDGLLDLCLIDALPLLRAVRVGLGLALGNLPASGAAVYHTCSAVQVQAAQDLGYHVDGDYVGDARTFDVKLQPLALEVAVPFK; translated from the coding sequence ATGTCTGACCAGCTGCGAATCTGCTTTCTTATCAACCCCAACTCCGGCACCAACCGGCGGCAGGATGTACCCGCCCTGATTGCGCGGCACCTGCAGGGCACGGGGGTAGCCTACGAGGTGCGCCTGACCCAGTACGCCGGGCACGCCGTGGAGCTGGCCCAGCAAGCTGCCCTGGAGGGCTTCCGCATCGTGGTGGCCGTGGGCGGGGACGGGACGGTAAATGAAGTAGGCCGCGGCCTGCTCGGTACGCCGGCGGCGCTGGGAATTTTGCCCCGGGGCTCGGGTAACGGGCTGGCCCGGCACCTGCGCGTGCCACTGGATTTGCCGGCAGCCATCCGGCAGCTGGCCCGGCCTTCATTTCAGCGCATCGACGTGGGCTATATCAATGAGCGGCCGTTTTTCTGCACTGCGGGCCTGGGTTTCGATGCCCACGTGAGCAAGTGCTTTGCCTCGGCCGGCACCCGGGGGCTGGGCACCTACGTGCAGGTGGCCCTGCGCGAGTACCGGCGCTACCGCCCCACGCCCATTACAGTGACCATGAAGGGCCAGACCACGGACACCAACTGCTACGTGCTGGCCTTTGCCAACGCGGCTCAGTACGGCAACAACGCCTACATTGCGCCCCTGGCCGATATTTCCGACGGGCTGCTGGACTTGTGCCTGATCGACGCCTTACCGCTGTTGCGGGCCGTGCGCGTAGGTTTGGGACTGGCCCTGGGCAACTTGCCCGCGTCCGGCGCGGCCGTATACCACACCTGCAGCGCCGTGCAGGTGCAGGCCGCTCAGGACCTGGGCTACCACGTCGATGGTGACTACGTGGGCGACGCCCGCACCTTCGATGTAAAGTTGCAGCCCCTGGCCCTGGAAGTTGCCGTTCCTTTTAAGTAG
- a CDS encoding DUF4249 domain-containing protein: MNILLHLRAGLLLGCALLLSLSSCIEPFEPSGGNANPNFLVVDGFLNSDGVTTIKLTRSLSLKTKTDPPVEARAKLFIEEENGPRYALTETTAGTYISARLSLNPAKRYRLHFNTANNHEYVTDYTRAKITPPIDKVSWDVEGNGVRVLVSTHDATNQTQYYRWDMNETWEFTSAFRSYLEYVNGGLRYRTENTFRCWTSQPSTFIRLATTTKLSQDVVADNPLLTLPSTTTKLRFKYSVLVKQYAQTVEEFAYWELIRKNTENIGTLFDPLPSQLTGNIHCVTDPTEVVLGYIGAYSVQEKRIFISRDELPADWVPETGFGNCLRPDTILPSEINVFRDPNFLPLVELEGKVYLGSPADCADCRRRGTNVPPSFWK; encoded by the coding sequence ATGAACATCCTCCTACACCTGCGGGCCGGCCTGCTGCTGGGTTGCGCGCTGCTGCTGAGCCTGAGCAGCTGCATTGAGCCGTTTGAGCCCAGCGGCGGCAACGCTAACCCGAATTTTCTAGTGGTCGACGGCTTTTTGAATAGCGACGGCGTGACTACGATCAAGCTCACCCGCAGCCTGAGCCTTAAGACCAAAACGGACCCGCCGGTGGAAGCCAGGGCCAAGCTGTTTATAGAAGAGGAAAACGGGCCGCGCTACGCCCTGACCGAAACCACGGCCGGCACCTACATTTCGGCCCGGCTGAGTCTGAACCCGGCCAAGCGCTACCGCCTGCACTTCAACACGGCCAATAACCACGAGTATGTAACCGACTACACCCGGGCCAAAATCACCCCGCCCATCGACAAAGTAAGCTGGGACGTGGAGGGCAACGGCGTGCGGGTGCTGGTCAGCACCCACGACGCGACCAACCAAACCCAGTATTACCGCTGGGACATGAACGAAACCTGGGAGTTTACCTCGGCCTTCCGCAGCTACCTGGAGTACGTCAATGGCGGGCTACGCTACCGCACCGAAAATACCTTCCGATGCTGGACCAGCCAGCCCAGCACTTTTATCCGCCTCGCTACCACCACCAAGCTCAGCCAGGACGTGGTGGCCGACAACCCGCTGCTGACGCTGCCCTCCACCACCACCAAGCTGCGCTTCAAGTACAGCGTGTTGGTAAAGCAGTATGCCCAGACCGTGGAGGAATTTGCGTACTGGGAGCTCATTCGCAAGAACACTGAAAACATTGGGACGCTCTTTGACCCGCTGCCTTCCCAGCTGACGGGCAATATTCACTGCGTAACTGACCCGACCGAAGTGGTACTGGGCTACATCGGAGCATATTCCGTGCAGGAAAAAAGAATTTTCATCAGCCGGGATGAGCTGCCCGCCGACTGGGTGCCCGAAACCGGATTTGGCAACTGCCTGCGGCCCGATACCATCCTACCTTCCGAGATAAACGTCTTTAGGGACCCTAACTTCCTACCCCTTGTCGAACTGGAGGGCAAGGTCTATCTGGGCAGTCCAGCCGACTGCGCCGACTGCCGCCGCCGGGGTACCAACGTCCCGCCCTCGTTCTGGAAGTAA
- a CDS encoding phage tail protein yields the protein MAGEAQDNNWPLPKFYFKVDLGDQTDVPFQEVSGLEVETQVVEYRAGNSPVFSVIKMPGIAKVGNVTLKKGIFAKDNKFWDWYSTIKLNTIKRSTVVIKLLDEGGNPTMVWTLNNAWPVKIQGTDLKSEGNEVAVETLEIACETLTVANA from the coding sequence ATGGCTGGCGAAGCACAGGATAACAATTGGCCCCTACCTAAATTTTATTTCAAAGTAGACCTGGGCGACCAAACGGACGTGCCCTTTCAGGAAGTAAGTGGGCTCGAAGTCGAAACCCAGGTGGTAGAATACCGCGCCGGCAACAGCCCGGTGTTTTCGGTCATCAAGATGCCCGGCATTGCCAAAGTGGGCAACGTGACCCTGAAAAAGGGCATTTTCGCCAAGGACAACAAGTTCTGGGACTGGTACTCGACCATCAAGCTCAACACCATCAAACGCTCGACGGTGGTTATTAAGCTTCTCGACGAGGGCGGCAACCCGACCATGGTCTGGACGCTGAACAACGCCTGGCCGGTCAAGATTCAGGGCACCGACCTCAAGTCGGAAGGCAACGAGGTGGCCGTCGAAACCCTGGAAATTGCCTGCGAAACCCTGACCGTAGCCAACGCTTAA
- a CDS encoding TonB-dependent receptor, giving the protein MRSFYRLAFLFLCMGTSGVALGQQQPAPLFSGDFNKSRFPELVKQLEAQTPYRLYYQPDALDTLTVTLRAQNQPLDSVLRTVLAKTPFRFAIDQQQRVFITTGSAIQPNLPNPFFLSGATEAVVVADEPTPESKPTTGGSELRLYEIGRNTAGTAPGRVTLAGHVRDKTSGEPVIGAAVFVEAPTTTGTTTDQFGYYALTLPAGRYEVRVRGIGIKNTKRQVQLNADGKLEIEVEEDITPLKEVVIEAEKDRNVAGMQMGVEKLDIKTMRQVPTAFGETDILRVVLTLPGVKSVGEGSTGMNVRGGATDQNLILFNDATIYNPAHLFGFFSAFNPDVLKSVELYKSAVPAKYGGRLSSVLEITTRDGNKKKFTGSGGIGLMTSRLALEGPLIKDRSSFLVAGRTSYSDWILHQIPNKTYQESSAAFYDLNAHISHQINDKNTIYATGYLSRDQFKLASDTLYKYLNQTASLKWQHNFNNRLYGVLTGSFSKYQYSITNQKNPVNAAELAFGINQSNLQADFSYFHNNKHTIDFGLNNIFYSVAAGSLVPLGSESLIKRNVLPREQALEHALYVSDKIDVTPRFAVSLGLRYSLFNALGPRDTYRYLPGLSKSENTITDTVSHKAGSSIATYHGPEYRISAKYSLSDNSSVKASYNRMRQYIHMLSNTASMSPTDIWKLSDEHIRPQVGDQYSIGYYRNFKNNTIETSVETYYKAMHDFVDYKSGATLLLNNHIETDVVNAKGKAYGVEVMVKKLTGKLNGWVSYTYSRSLVQVDTGPNGDVINGGKFYPSNFDKPHDVTLIGNYRFSRRFSTSLNFNYSTGRPITLPLAKFYAGNSMRVYYSERNAFRVPDYYRADFALNIEGNHKIKKLAHSSWTISVYNLTGRKNPYSVYYKAENGQINGYQLSIFGRPIPTITYNFKF; this is encoded by the coding sequence ATGAGGTCTTTTTACCGTTTAGCTTTTCTTTTTCTGTGCATGGGCACCAGTGGTGTCGCGCTGGGCCAGCAGCAGCCGGCGCCCCTGTTCAGCGGGGACTTCAATAAGAGTCGGTTTCCGGAGCTGGTAAAACAGCTGGAAGCCCAGACGCCCTACCGCCTGTATTATCAGCCCGACGCGCTGGATACGCTCACCGTAACGCTGCGGGCCCAGAATCAGCCGCTGGACAGCGTGTTGCGCACCGTGCTGGCCAAAACGCCCTTTCGATTCGCTATCGACCAGCAGCAGCGCGTCTTTATCACCACCGGCAGCGCCATTCAGCCCAACCTGCCCAACCCGTTTTTCCTTTCGGGCGCGACGGAAGCCGTGGTAGTAGCCGATGAGCCAACGCCGGAATCGAAGCCGACCACGGGCGGGTCCGAGCTGCGGCTCTACGAAATTGGGCGAAATACGGCGGGAACTGCCCCCGGTCGCGTAACGCTGGCGGGCCACGTGCGCGACAAGACCAGCGGGGAGCCCGTCATCGGGGCGGCCGTATTCGTGGAAGCGCCCACAACTACCGGCACTACCACCGACCAGTTCGGCTACTATGCTCTTACCCTGCCTGCGGGTCGCTACGAGGTGCGCGTGCGCGGCATTGGCATCAAGAACACCAAGCGCCAGGTGCAGCTAAACGCCGATGGGAAGCTGGAAATCGAAGTGGAGGAAGATATCACGCCCCTCAAGGAGGTAGTGATTGAAGCCGAGAAGGACCGCAACGTGGCCGGCATGCAGATGGGCGTGGAAAAGCTCGACATCAAAACCATGCGCCAGGTGCCCACAGCCTTTGGTGAAACCGACATCCTGCGCGTCGTGCTGACGCTGCCCGGCGTGAAGTCGGTGGGTGAGGGCAGCACCGGCATGAACGTGCGCGGTGGGGCTACCGACCAGAACCTGATTCTGTTCAACGACGCGACTATCTACAATCCGGCCCACTTGTTCGGCTTTTTTTCCGCCTTCAACCCCGACGTGCTCAAGAGCGTGGAGCTGTATAAAAGCGCCGTGCCCGCCAAGTACGGCGGGCGGTTGTCGTCGGTGCTGGAAATTACTACCCGCGACGGAAACAAGAAGAAGTTCACCGGCTCGGGCGGCATTGGCCTGATGACCAGCCGCCTCGCCCTGGAAGGCCCACTTATCAAGGACCGCTCGTCGTTTCTCGTAGCCGGCCGCACCAGCTACTCCGACTGGATTCTGCACCAGATTCCTAACAAGACCTACCAGGAAAGCTCCGCCGCTTTTTATGATCTGAATGCTCATATCAGCCACCAGATCAACGACAAGAACACAATTTACGCCACCGGCTACCTCAGCCGGGACCAGTTTAAGCTGGCTTCCGACACGCTGTATAAGTACCTGAACCAGACGGCCAGCCTGAAGTGGCAGCACAACTTCAACAACCGGCTCTACGGCGTGCTGACGGGCTCCTTCAGCAAGTACCAGTACAGCATCACGAACCAGAAAAACCCGGTCAACGCCGCCGAGCTGGCCTTTGGCATCAACCAAAGCAACCTGCAGGCCGACTTCAGCTACTTTCATAACAACAAGCACACCATCGACTTTGGGCTAAATAATATCTTCTACTCGGTGGCGGCCGGCAGCCTGGTGCCGCTCGGGTCGGAGTCGCTCATCAAGCGCAATGTGCTGCCGCGGGAACAGGCCCTGGAGCACGCCCTCTACGTATCGGATAAAATAGACGTGACGCCCCGCTTTGCCGTCTCGTTGGGGCTGCGCTACTCGCTCTTCAACGCCCTGGGTCCGCGCGACACTTACCGCTACCTCCCAGGCTTATCCAAGTCGGAAAACACGATAACCGACACGGTTTCGCACAAGGCCGGTTCGAGCATTGCCACCTACCACGGCCCCGAATACCGGATTTCGGCCAAGTACTCGCTGTCGGACAACTCCTCGGTGAAGGCCAGCTACAACCGCATGCGCCAGTACATTCACATGCTTTCGAATACGGCCTCCATGTCGCCGACCGACATCTGGAAGCTTAGCGACGAGCATATCCGGCCCCAGGTCGGCGACCAGTACTCCATCGGTTACTACCGCAATTTCAAGAACAACACGATTGAAACCTCGGTAGAGACTTACTACAAGGCCATGCACGACTTTGTAGACTATAAAAGCGGGGCTACGCTGCTGCTCAACAACCACATTGAAACCGACGTGGTGAACGCCAAGGGCAAAGCCTACGGGGTGGAGGTAATGGTAAAAAAGCTGACCGGTAAGCTCAACGGCTGGGTAAGCTACACCTATTCCCGCTCCCTGGTACAGGTGGATACCGGCCCCAACGGCGACGTTATCAACGGCGGCAAGTTCTACCCCAGCAATTTCGACAAGCCCCACGACGTGACCCTGATTGGCAACTACCGGTTTAGCCGGCGGTTCAGCACTTCGCTCAACTTCAACTACAGCACCGGCCGCCCCATCACCCTGCCCCTGGCCAAGTTCTACGCCGGCAACTCCATGCGGGTGTACTACTCGGAGCGCAACGCCTTCCGCGTGCCCGACTACTACCGGGCCGATTTTGCGCTCAACATTGAGGGCAACCACAAAATCAAGAAGCTGGCCCACAGCTCCTGGACCATTTCGGTCTACAACCTGACCGGGCGTAAAAACCCGTATTCGGTGTACTACAAGGCCGAGAATGGGCAAATTAACGGTTACCAGCTCTCCATCTTCGGCCGGCCCATCCCGACCATTACCTACAACTTCAAGTTCTAG
- a CDS encoding DUF4255 domain-containing protein: MSFFVDELNVYLQSVARSPEGKAVLSSYVTHEGSVVTLNQNKLCVTLINLEQETATRNAPAGKSAAGTSARLNPAIKLNLYVLCAANFTDYLEGLKFISYTLAFFQDRNVFTPQNSPRLDAGFDKLIVELERTGYDEWSKVWGMLGGKYLPGVIYKLRMVPVQNERPGAALPVISTIGQAGSNA; the protein is encoded by the coding sequence TTGTCTTTCTTCGTTGACGAGCTCAACGTTTACCTCCAGAGCGTAGCTCGCAGTCCGGAAGGTAAGGCCGTGCTTTCTTCCTACGTAACCCACGAAGGTTCGGTTGTCACTCTCAACCAAAATAAGCTCTGCGTGACGCTTATCAACCTGGAACAGGAGACGGCTACACGCAATGCCCCGGCCGGTAAAAGCGCGGCTGGAACGTCAGCAAGGCTGAATCCGGCCATCAAGCTCAACCTGTACGTACTATGCGCGGCCAACTTCACGGACTATCTGGAAGGGCTGAAATTTATTTCCTACACCCTGGCTTTTTTTCAGGACCGGAACGTTTTCACCCCCCAAAACTCACCCCGCCTCGATGCCGGCTTCGATAAGCTGATTGTGGAGCTGGAGCGCACCGGCTACGACGAGTGGAGCAAGGTGTGGGGGATGCTGGGCGGTAAGTACCTGCCTGGCGTCATCTACAAGCTCCGGATGGTGCCGGTCCAGAACGAACGGCCAGGTGCGGCCCTGCCCGTCATTTCAACCATCGGCCAAGCCGGCTCCAACGCATGA
- a CDS encoding T9SS type A sorting domain-containing protein — MPQVLPSVLFGITLLLGSPSIYQASAQAPTKQWDRSFGGSGADYLYSVQPTPDGGYILGGHSASGTSSDKSQAGKGQADYWVIKLDATGNKIWDRSFGGTGSDRLQTVRLTPDGGYLLCGYSDSGSGPDKTQAGQGDFDCWLIKIDANGNKLWDRTFGGSEADIISLLEPTNDGGFLLGGNSYSLISGDKTQTRQGGTDYWVLKVDAMGNKLWDRTFGGSGDEVLTSLLQLPDNSYLFSGYSNSGQGGDKTQPSYGGNDFWVVKTDATGTKLWDQSYGGSGLDRPQAVRLTSDGGLLLGGSSDSPASSTKTQASHGGADYWLVKTDALGNKQWDRSYGGSADDNLFTFQLAPDGSYLLSGYSQSGSGFDKTQASQGLNDFWLIQLSASGNKLWDRSFGGSGADFSFALEATKDGGYIVGGYSNSPLSGDKTQASQGDRDYWVVKLSGTTTATTPAAARQVLRTYPNPAQSELTLSLPQDFPRTGLHVSLLDATGRVVSSQNLASAGSTEVPLSIGQHPAGLYLLRLQAPNGYLATQQIVLQ, encoded by the coding sequence ATGCCTCAAGTTTTACCCTCCGTTCTGTTCGGCATTACGCTACTGCTTGGTAGCCCTTCGATTTACCAGGCCTCCGCTCAGGCCCCTACCAAGCAGTGGGACCGTTCTTTCGGCGGCAGTGGTGCCGACTACCTCTACTCAGTACAGCCTACGCCCGACGGAGGCTATATTTTGGGAGGGCACTCTGCATCGGGCACCAGCTCCGATAAATCGCAAGCCGGCAAAGGGCAAGCTGATTATTGGGTAATCAAGCTCGACGCCACGGGTAATAAAATCTGGGACCGTTCTTTCGGCGGCACGGGCAGCGACCGGCTACAAACTGTGCGCCTCACCCCCGACGGCGGGTATCTGCTGTGCGGCTATTCGGACTCCGGTAGCGGCCCCGACAAAACCCAAGCCGGCCAGGGCGACTTCGACTGCTGGCTGATTAAGATCGACGCCAACGGCAATAAACTCTGGGACCGAACCTTTGGCGGCAGTGAAGCCGATATTATCAGTTTGCTTGAGCCCACTAATGATGGTGGTTTTCTGCTCGGCGGCAACTCCTATTCCCTAATTAGCGGCGACAAAACCCAGACCCGGCAGGGTGGCACGGATTACTGGGTGCTGAAGGTCGACGCTATGGGCAACAAACTCTGGGACCGAACCTTTGGCGGCAGCGGCGATGAGGTGCTGACGTCCCTGCTGCAACTGCCCGATAACAGCTACCTATTCAGCGGCTATTCCAACTCGGGCCAGGGGGGTGACAAAACCCAGCCCAGCTACGGCGGCAACGACTTTTGGGTGGTTAAAACCGATGCCACGGGCACCAAGCTCTGGGACCAGTCGTACGGGGGCAGCGGGCTCGACCGGCCGCAGGCTGTGCGCCTGACCAGCGACGGCGGCCTGTTGCTGGGCGGCTCTTCCGATTCGCCGGCGAGCAGTACGAAAACCCAGGCCAGCCACGGCGGCGCTGACTATTGGCTGGTTAAAACCGATGCCTTGGGCAATAAGCAGTGGGACCGTTCCTACGGCGGCAGCGCTGATGACAATCTGTTTACCTTCCAGCTCGCCCCCGATGGCAGCTATTTGCTCAGCGGCTATTCCCAGTCGGGCAGTGGTTTTGATAAAACGCAGGCCAGCCAAGGCCTCAATGACTTCTGGCTTATCCAGCTCAGCGCCAGCGGCAACAAACTCTGGGACCGTTCCTTCGGCGGCAGCGGCGCCGACTTTTCATTTGCGCTGGAGGCAACCAAGGATGGCGGTTATATTGTGGGGGGGTACTCCAATTCGCCCCTCAGTGGGGATAAAACCCAGGCCAGCCAGGGCGACCGGGATTATTGGGTAGTCAAGCTCAGCGGCACGACTACCGCTACCACGCCGGCTGCCGCGCGCCAAGTACTGCGCACCTACCCTAACCCGGCCCAGTCGGAGTTGACTCTTTCTCTCCCCCAGGATTTCCCCCGTACCGGCTTACACGTTTCGCTCCTCGATGCAACGGGGCGTGTGGTAAGTTCTCAGAATCTTGCGTCGGCTGGCAGCACCGAAGTGCCTTTATCCATCGGTCAGCACCCAGCCGGATTGTATCTGTTGCGCCTGCAAGCCCCAAATGGCTACCTGGCTACGCAGCAGATTGTCTTGCAATAA
- a CDS encoding phage tail sheath family protein has translation MEYQTPGVYTVEKNAFPNSVVEVATAIPAFIGYTAKADFNGLNMSNKPVRVDSLKEFEDYFGQGATVKFSLLDKAGGAVPEVRETRHVATPDVQLSDGSTFLLVPDTDPFYLYNSVRLFYLNGGATCYVISIGLYQTPVSGAAAPSAGGNQASLEKAQAQLKAAQDRQKALDPALKADDPAVAAAQADVDSAQAQLSFQQSSQALVLAQGTAAAAVATVERKQKQAAAKSALAIVQDEQKAVLKEVTDAKAAVDADAAATAPTLDAALEKAIDDAQAALDKETDAAQREPLIQDLQKAQQAYKDAANSVLTFKLQMQEHAQALLDAHQRLTLVNAKVDKAQKLVDDLGAPAGGTAVAVASTVTYERVTVKKEDFLTAIDSLEYEQDPTMLVCPDALLLSKQDYYTVAQYMLMHCKDNQNRVALLDVYNGAVTMPQAPIIDPIIKDFREGVGQNYLNYGAAYFPWVKSAVLSEANVSFANFSDSLMDTIRAKTLSQFQRARVEPGNQLDISVIEAETSTTGELLNLRKEPLKDAEYNSLTAYKDVTDKSNLLTRVTQTNIFDLAKDMNLPVSANPQREALDNTVVHNAMKTLSKDYMVLVKAIMTYLNTLPPAAAMAGIFTAVDTNRGVWKAPANVSMNGVVAPTVALSDKDQGRLNIDAVSGKSINAIRPFPGLGTLVWGARTLDGNSQDWRYINVRRTMIMIEQSIKLAARAYVFEPNDANTWTTVRSMINNFLFNLWKQGALAGGSPDDAYSVQIGLGSTMTAEDILNGYMNVTVLLAIVRPAEFIVLTFQQQMQKS, from the coding sequence ATGGAATACCAAACCCCGGGTGTTTACACCGTCGAGAAAAACGCCTTTCCCAATTCTGTGGTGGAGGTGGCCACGGCCATTCCGGCCTTTATCGGCTACACGGCCAAGGCCGACTTCAACGGCCTGAACATGAGCAACAAGCCCGTGCGGGTCGATTCGCTGAAAGAGTTTGAGGACTATTTCGGCCAGGGCGCCACGGTCAAGTTTAGCCTGCTCGACAAGGCTGGCGGGGCTGTACCGGAGGTCCGGGAAACCCGGCACGTGGCCACGCCCGATGTGCAACTCAGCGACGGCAGCACCTTTTTGCTGGTGCCCGATACCGACCCATTCTACCTCTACAACAGCGTCCGACTGTTTTACCTGAACGGCGGGGCTACCTGCTACGTCATTTCCATCGGGCTCTATCAAACGCCTGTCAGCGGCGCAGCGGCACCCAGCGCGGGTGGCAATCAGGCCTCCCTGGAAAAGGCCCAGGCTCAACTAAAAGCCGCTCAGGACCGGCAAAAAGCGTTGGACCCCGCTCTGAAAGCCGATGATCCGGCCGTGGCAGCCGCTCAGGCCGACGTAGACTCGGCCCAGGCGCAGCTTTCATTCCAGCAGTCGAGTCAGGCGCTGGTGCTGGCCCAGGGCACGGCCGCGGCCGCGGTGGCGACGGTAGAGCGGAAGCAGAAGCAAGCCGCGGCCAAATCAGCTCTGGCCATCGTGCAGGACGAACAGAAGGCTGTGCTGAAAGAAGTGACTGATGCCAAGGCCGCCGTAGATGCCGATGCTGCCGCTACTGCCCCCACCCTGGACGCGGCCCTGGAAAAAGCCATTGACGACGCTCAGGCCGCGCTGGATAAAGAAACGGATGCCGCCCAGCGTGAACCCCTGATTCAGGATCTGCAGAAAGCCCAGCAGGCGTACAAGGATGCTGCTAACTCGGTCCTGACCTTCAAACTGCAAATGCAGGAGCACGCCCAGGCCCTGCTGGACGCCCACCAGCGGCTTACGCTGGTCAATGCCAAAGTAGACAAGGCCCAAAAGCTGGTCGACGACCTAGGTGCTCCGGCCGGCGGAACGGCAGTAGCGGTGGCCTCCACTGTGACGTACGAGCGGGTAACGGTGAAGAAGGAGGACTTCCTGACGGCCATCGACTCGCTGGAGTACGAGCAGGACCCGACCATGCTGGTGTGCCCCGACGCGCTGCTGCTCTCGAAGCAGGATTACTACACTGTGGCCCAGTACATGCTGATGCACTGCAAGGACAACCAGAACCGGGTGGCTCTGCTGGACGTGTACAACGGCGCCGTGACCATGCCCCAGGCACCCATTATTGATCCGATTATCAAGGACTTCCGCGAAGGCGTGGGTCAGAATTACCTGAACTACGGGGCCGCTTACTTCCCCTGGGTGAAGTCGGCAGTGCTCTCGGAGGCCAACGTGTCGTTTGCTAACTTCTCTGATTCGCTCATGGACACCATCCGGGCTAAGACCCTGAGCCAGTTTCAACGGGCCCGGGTAGAGCCCGGCAACCAACTGGATATTTCGGTTATCGAGGCGGAAACCAGCACCACCGGAGAACTACTCAACCTGAGAAAGGAGCCCCTCAAGGATGCCGAGTACAACTCCCTGACGGCCTACAAGGATGTGACCGACAAGAGCAACCTGCTCACCCGGGTTACCCAGACCAACATCTTCGATTTGGCCAAGGACATGAACCTGCCCGTGTCGGCCAATCCGCAGCGCGAAGCCCTGGACAACACGGTGGTGCACAACGCCATGAAGACCCTGAGCAAGGATTATATGGTGCTGGTGAAGGCCATCATGACCTACCTCAACACCCTGCCCCCGGCGGCAGCTATGGCCGGTATTTTCACGGCCGTAGATACCAACCGTGGCGTGTGGAAGGCGCCGGCCAACGTGAGCATGAACGGCGTGGTGGCCCCCACCGTGGCCCTGAGCGACAAAGACCAGGGCCGCCTAAACATCGACGCTGTGTCGGGCAAGTCCATCAACGCCATCCGGCCCTTCCCCGGCCTGGGTACGCTGGTGTGGGGTGCCCGCACTCTGGACGGCAACAGCCAGGACTGGCGCTACATCAACGTGCGCCGCACCATGATTATGATTGAGCAGTCTATCAAGCTGGCAGCCCGCGCCTACGTGTTTGAGCCCAACGATGCCAACACCTGGACCACAGTGCGCAGCATGATCAATAACTTCCTCTTCAACCTTTGGAAGCAGGGCGCTTTGGCCGGCGGCTCCCCCGACGATGCCTACAGCGTGCAGATCGGGCTGGGCTCGACGATGACGGCTGAAGATATTCTCAACGGCTACATGAACGTCACGGTGCTGCTGGCCATCGTGCGGCCCGCCGAATTTATCGTGCTGACTTTCCAGCAGCAGATGCAGAAATCCTAG